Within the Aspergillus luchuensis IFO 4308 DNA, chromosome 5, nearly complete sequence genome, the region TGCTTTGACGTTCACGGTCAAGATTAATCATGATTGGTTCGTTCCGTACGAGCCCCAAAATTCCACCAGTGACAGTGGCTAACAGACGACTCATCCAGGCAAAGTCTAAGCCCTGAGGAGGCTCAGGAACTTCTAGGGCGACTGATAGATCATTATGTTTTTCTCGTTAATGGGGGCGAGCGGCCCTTGGTCATACGGAAGTTGGCTTCAAGCCTCGCAACCATATTCCTGAAACCCAACGCTCCCTGGTCCAGAGCACTCTGTAACCTGGCAGCATCACTAGCAAACGGGAAACATGTCTCAGAAGAGCACTGCAAGTCCATTGATTTGCGGGGTGCGGTGCTCCCTGCTATGTCCGAGCGGCATGTAACCTCATTGCTCTACTTCTCCAATATCCTCGCCGAGGAGATTCACAGATGGAGTTCGGAACCACGACGAAGCAGAGAGGAACACCATACATACGTAAATGTCAAGGACGCCTTTGCTGTCGTTGACTATGTTCTTTCTCATATTATGCAGCAGCATGCCTCTGGGATCCCGGTATCAGATGAGGCCCTGGGCACTGAAGCTATCAACTCATATCAAGTAGGTTTCGTTTCTCAAACTTTATTAGATTCTCAGTTGCACCTCGTATCTGACCTGATATTAGGCGTGGATGAATGTACGGAGCGCAATTCAATTGCGTGATTCGTTGTCTGTCTTGGACCTAGCCTCTACGACGGCTTACATCATTCAGAGCATGAAAGTACCTGGACTTGCAAAATCTGCAACACAGGTTGTGGTCGAGCTGATAGACTGGCGTGACAGTATCTTTACCCAGGATCATCTCACTGCTATTATGGAGTATGTTGTCAGTGAATTTGGGGCTGCGCACGTCGCGTCACTTATTGAGGCGGATTTTGAGGACGAGAACATGACGTTCTTGGATCTCCTATTGGCTTATGCAACGTTGAAGCAGAGAGACCTCATGACCAAACAATTAGACCCACAGCATGCGAAAATGCTCACTCTTCTACACACGCTGTTCAAAGCTCCTGGCTATGCAGCGGTGGACGATCCGGCCTCGCCGCTTGTTCTTGAGTGGTGGACAGAAGTCGCCGACGACCTCCAGGATTTATATTCGGACTCGGAAGATCAAACGAGTCTTGAACCGGCTAAAAGGAATTTGGCCGAAGCGGCTTTGGACTGCTTTGAAAAACTAAAATTTCCTAGCCCAGAAGAGCTGCAAGGTTggggtgatgatgaccgTAGCGAGTTCGGTTCGTTTCGGCGTGATGTGTGTGACTTCCTCCTAGCCATCTACCCaatgttgggggtggagctTGTCCGGGTCTTCCAAGAACGAGCAAGAATATCACTGGTACAGCAGGAATGGCGCACGTTTGAGGCTGCGATTTTCTGCATTGCTCAGCTTTCGGAGGCTGTCGATGAGAACCAACACGCTGACGAGTGTCTCAattcgatcttcttctgttaCGAATTCGCTCGCCTGTGCGAAGGAAATGGAGTGCTAATCCCAGACAAACCACGTCAAACCTTGGTGGACATGCTGGGAAAGTATCAGTCGTACTTTGAACGCACACATGCCTTGCTACCTCGCGTCCTTACCTTTCTGTTCGCGTCTCTCGATGTTAGCTCGTGTGCGCCAACAGCATCCAAGTCGATTGCATATCTTTGTAAATCATGCCGCAACGCGCTAACCTCAGAACTGCCAGCCTTCATTGACCAATTCGAACATTTCCGCTTCAAACCCACGGCCACTACTCATACCATGGAAAAGGTGCTAGAAGGAatcgccgccatcatccagaCTTTGCCTACGGACGACGCAAAGTCACAAGTCATTGAACGAATTCTCCGGTTTTTTCACGGGCAGGCAGAGGCGGCCCGTGATGAGGCGGTTGGTGGCTTAGTGGAGCAGGCTCAGACCCGTGGCCAGTTTGTGCTGCGCTGCGTCGCAAGTATTGGTAAGGGTTTGAGAACCGATGGTGAGGTGAACTTGGAGTCGAACGACCATGGGGATGGTGACCCCTACCCTCCGACATTCTGGAATACGGGCAGTGGCGCCGTGTCTCAGAACCTGATCATGCAATGCATGCAGCTGCTCATCACCGATTTCCCTGTCGATGTGACCATAATTGAAGCCGCATGCGACATCTTGAAGGCTGGTTATATCGAAAGTACGGGGCCATATGTCTTCCCACCAATGGTGACTGTCAACTTTGTCAAGAGCATACCTCTAGGCAGTGTTGGTACCGACATAGTGATGGGTACGGCTTCATCTTTCCTTGCATCTCATAGCTCACACTGTCAGCGAATCCGTGACGAAACGGTTGCGCTGATCGTGCACGTGTATGACACTTTCTGTTGGATGCATGAGAAACCTGAGTACTATGACCCCGAAGTCGCCAACAGTGGGATCGACTTCCTCACACGCTTACTCCCCAAATATCACCCTTTCCTATTTGCACTCACGACGCCGCCCCAAGAAGCCAGCCAGATTCCTTCTTCCAATGGGGGTGAGCTTCAACGGCCGTCAGTCCTTGAAGCTGTCTTGAATTTCACTCTCCTCTCATTGCGAGGGCCTGAACCACTTCCGCTCCGCTCTGCCTCGCAGTTCTGGGTGAATGTGCTAACGCTTCCAAACGACGGTGGGTCTATTCAAACTGCCATCATGCAGTGTCTTCCAGCCCTTTGTCGTATCCTGATCAATCAGGTGGCCGGGCGATGCGCGCGGTCGGACCTCGAGCATCTCTGTGAGGTGCTTCGAAAGCTCATCTTCAAACAGCAAGGGGCTGCGCGCCCCCACCTCGCTGCAGCGCTGGCTGATCTAGGTAGCAATGACGCTTCCAATCAACATCAAGGCGCGTCTACGTCGCCCGAGGACAGGCAACGCTTCCTTGCGTCACTGCTAGCGGCAAGGGGTGCCAGAGCGCCAACTAGTCAGTTGATACGCACGTTCTGGGTCAAATGTCGGGGAGTGAGTTTCGACTACGTTGGGTAGATATTAACGTTATCTGGCTCCGGTTTGGAACAGTATGTGGACAGGCAGGGGAGGAATACAGTCAAGTCGCTAGCATTGGATCAACCCGAGTAAACCAGaccaaaaagaagaaaaatgatgATTATTCTATAAGTCCAAAGTGAGGCAGGCTGTAATGGGAATGATGCAGTGAATCGCCACCCGAAACGACAACAAGCGCTGCTCATGTGTATGTGTGAAAACCCCATAGGACCATGGCCGTGGAACTGATGCAAGTTGCGCAGACACGATGACCTGGCAGTCAGCCTCTTTTCCTCAGCCACAGAGGCGGTGCATTCTTGGCCCTACAAAGTAAGGGGCAGCACGACACTTTACTCCGTATGGGGCATCGGTTTCAGGTGTCGCCTCGATTTTTCGCCAGATGCTACTAATTTAGCTTGATCGGCTATGAATATAACACGATGTGGGTCTCTGCCCCCTAGCCCATGGGCAAATAAAGCCCTTCAACCTCGGAATTCTGCCGCTGGTTTGCTTTTAAACATGCCTGGTGATATTGCCGCGCTCTTTCTTGCCTGTTCTTTTCCACGCTTACTCCATTTTACCTACTTTTGTTGAAGCGCTGCATAATCACGCCATGCCTATTATTGCAAATACTCCAGAAGCTGTATTGGGTCGCACGGACTCGCTTGATCCGGCCACAACTTGTCGCGGTGTCACCTCCAATGGGCGGCCATGTCGCCGGGCTCTGGcgtctccatcgccatcagaGACACCGGCTTCAAAGACACAACAGACCGACCTATCTGCGATGTACTGCTGGCAGCACAAAGATCAGGCAGCGTCGGTTCTGCAGACGAACAGCGGGGCCAACCCTTCGCGATTGAGGCCCCGTGGCAGTATCGACACTTTAATGGAGCGGTTAGGGTTGATGGATCTTAACGACGCAGGGACTTCAGACAAGCGGCGCAGGCAGCGGAAACCAACACCAAAGAAGCGGACCAGGCGTACGatatgctgctgcttcgaggtcatcgaggaggaagacatccGGCCGTCGCGGCCGGTCAATGCTCCAACGGAAATGCAACAAGCCCCCGCTGGGAAGCTgtcaacaccaaccccatccctGTCTCCTCACCAGGTTCCTGTTCGACCCAGCAAACctggctcttcctcttcaggaACAGACGACGACATTCTCTCTTGGATTCCGTCTGGCCTTGCGCCGGAGACGACCTCCAACCTCACCGCAGAACTGTCGAAGCCTATCTCGGAAGCCGACGAGCCAGGCTATATCTACATGTTCTGGATGACACCGTCGACATCTGAATCCAAAGAGCTGCCTTCTTCAGAGACAGCCTCGAACCTCATGCCGCCAACAACCTCCCCAGGACGTGACCGCCGCGTAAGCGATGCAATTCGGACCGCCCGCGATCTCAATGCCTTGGCATCTGCACCAACTCATGACAGCCCCGGCACGCTCCGATTAAAGATCGGGCGTGCTAACAATGTGCAGCGACGACTCAATGAGTGGAGCCGACAATGCGGCCACCATCTCACGTTGATCCGATACTACCCTTACACGCCCTCCACCCCGCAACCATCGCCATCTCGACACGGCCGCAGCAATGATGACAGTACTGCAACTCTTGTTCCGGGACGCAAAGTGCCCCATGTCCACCGTGTGGAACGGCTCATTCATCTGGAGCTAGGGGACGTGCGGATCCGCGACCTAGGGAAATGTCCGGACTGCGGACGGGAGCATCGCGAGTGGTTTGAGATCACGGCAGAGAAGGCGTCTCTGAAACGGGTAGACGATTGTATTCGCCGATGGGTGAAATGGGCAGAAACGCATTAGCCATTTACGTAATGCTAACACCACTATTGTTCGTTAGAAACAATCTGCGAACGTTTCTATTACTGTTTCAGTCAAGTACCTGTTGTATGGCATGATAACGATAAGAACAGCAAcacagacaacaacaacagccttCTCCTAAATCATTGATAATCCGGACTGATTCAACCACCTTCAATCAGTCCCAAATCACTACCAAATACTCTAGTGGGCAGTCACCGAATATGATCAGCGTAATGATCGAGAACCAGAACCCACCAACAGCAATTATGATCATAGCTTGTGCTAAGAAAACGGCTAGTGTTTAAGCAACAATTGATATACGTACCCCCAAGGACGAGGGTTATTATTAGCATATCTGCTAATTCCCCATGGCTGAGTTCGGATAGTAAGAGGCATATATTATCGCTGTCTTTGGTGTGGACAATctacttttattaataatacaaAGACCAGAAACCATAACCAACTCCATCGCTAGTAACAACTATGATATAACCCATCATACCCATAATCCATTCCTTAACCCCAGTCCCTCCCATTCTATGAACCctctcccatcccatcccactcccacccccaaatctCCGACTCCAACTCCACAAAAAACCATCTCAACC harbors:
- a CDS encoding putative importin 13 (COG:U,Y;~EggNog:ENOG410PFB1;~InterPro:IPR016024,IPR011989,IPR040520,IPR001494;~PFAM:PF03810,PF18806;~go_function: GO:0008536 - Ran GTPase binding [Evidence IEA];~go_process: GO:0006886 - intracellular protein transport [Evidence IEA]) — its product is MSVDIPGQAIDAQLLINEAKSLVSQLYDPGNTGNPAKIKAIQEHLQSLQKSPQAWLIANQLLSEASTDLRFFGALTFTVKINHDWQSLSPEEAQELLGRLIDHYVFLVNGGERPLVIRKLASSLATIFLKPNAPWSRALCNLAASLANGKHVSEEHCKSIDLRGAVLPAMSERHVTSLLYFSNILAEEIHRWSSEPRRSREEHHTYVNVKDAFAVVDYVLSHIMQQHASGIPVSDEALGTEAINSYQAWMNVRSAIQLRDSLSVLDLASTTAYIIQSMKVPGLAKSATQVVVELIDWRDSIFTQDHLTAIMEYVVSEFGAAHVASLIEADFEDENMTFLDLLLAYATLKQRDLMTKQLDPQHAKMLTLLHTLFKAPGYAAVDDPASPLVLEWWTEVADDLQDLYSDSEDQTSLEPAKRNLAEAALDCFEKLKFPSPEELQGWGDDDRSEFGSFRRDVCDFLLAIYPMLGVELVRVFQERARISLVQQEWRTFEAAIFCIAQLSEAVDENQHADECLNSIFFCYEFARLCEGNGVLIPDKPRQTLVDMLGKYQSYFERTHALLPRVLTFLFASLDVSSCAPTASKSIAYLCKSCRNALTSELPAFIDQFEHFRFKPTATTHTMEKVLEGIAAIIQTLPTDDAKSQVIERILRFFHGQAEAARDEAVGGLVEQAQTRGQFVLRCVASIGKGLRTDGEVNLESNDHGDGDPYPPTFWNTGSGAVSQNLIMQCMQLLITDFPVDVTIIEAACDILKAGYIESTGPYVFPPMVTVNFVKSIPLGSVGTDIVMGTASSFLASHSSHCQRIRDETVALIVHVYDTFCWMHEKPEYYDPEVANSGIDFLTRLLPKYHPFLFALTTPPQEASQIPSSNGGELQRPSVLEAVLNFTLLSLRGPEPLPLRSASQFWVNVLTLPNDGGSIQTAIMQCLPALCRILINQVAGRCARSDLEHLCEVLRKLIFKQQGAARPHLAAALADLGSNDASNQHQGASTSPEDRQRFLASLLAARGARAPTSQLIRTFWVKCRGVSFDYVG
- a CDS encoding uncharacterized protein (COG:S;~EggNog:ENOG410PKDB;~InterPro:IPR018306;~PFAM:PF10544,PF13455); translated protein: MPIIANTPEAVLGRTDSLDPATTCRGVTSNGRPCRRALASPSPSETPASKTQQTDLSAMYCWQHKDQAASVLQTNSGANPSRLRPRGSIDTLMERLGLMDLNDAGTSDKRRRQRKPTPKKRTRRTICCCFEVIEEEDIRPSRPVNAPTEMQQAPAGKLSTPTPSLSPHQVPVRPSKPGSSSSGTDDDILSWIPSGLAPETTSNLTAELSKPISEADEPGYIYMFWMTPSTSESKELPSSETASNLMPPTTSPGRDRRVSDAIRTARDLNALASAPTHDSPGTLRLKIGRANNVQRRLNEWSRQCGHHLTLIRYYPYTPSTPQPSPSRHGRSNDDSTATLVPGRKVPHVHRVERLIHLELGDVRIRDLGKCPDCGREHREWFEITAEKASLKRVDDCIRRWVKWAETH